Proteins encoded by one window of Geobacter sp. DSM 9736:
- a CDS encoding TolC family protein translates to MRVLILTIVACVCIAGAGSAGELTLEQCLRKAAAMNRTLKLAAIDHEAAAEGVRIARSGYLPRIDLQGGYTAQLEPQSIKFGSGSFPTQDQTYPFFNLGINQILYDFGRTGARVRRAALVADAAALELSGRKQDIFLQVTEAYFAVLEQSRVLLALEEEVTQRREHSRVAQNLFEQGVVTRNDLLQAEVRLADSTQRKLDAANRVETAWLKLNFLMCEEPGFRGELQELPEIGEVDLEEATAERALSARPDIAALKRVAQAGEAEVTEARTAFFPEVYARAGIDYVQNSRSQEQAIYSATLGLRVNLFEGFAATARQQQAVLGRSHSNEILRAEEERIRIDLEIAKNEVRVTAQRVRTLEQSIRQGEENLRINRDRYTEQVGTATEVLDSQTLLTQVRTEYIRAKYAHQLALARVKHALGQLAGPPSLREIRSP, encoded by the coding sequence ATGCGAGTCCTTATCCTCACCATCGTAGCCTGTGTCTGCATTGCAGGTGCAGGAAGCGCAGGGGAACTGACCCTGGAGCAGTGTCTGCGGAAAGCTGCCGCCATGAATCGCACGTTGAAGCTTGCTGCCATAGACCATGAGGCTGCTGCTGAAGGGGTCCGCATCGCCAGAAGCGGCTATCTCCCCCGTATCGATCTTCAAGGAGGGTACACGGCACAGCTCGAACCCCAATCGATCAAATTCGGCAGCGGTTCATTCCCCACACAGGACCAGACTTACCCCTTTTTTAACCTCGGCATCAACCAGATCCTTTACGATTTCGGCCGCACCGGTGCCCGGGTCCGACGGGCCGCACTCGTTGCCGACGCAGCAGCCCTGGAACTCAGCGGCAGGAAGCAGGACATCTTTCTGCAGGTAACGGAGGCTTATTTCGCAGTGCTTGAACAGAGCCGGGTACTACTGGCGCTGGAGGAGGAAGTTACACAGCGCCGGGAACATTCCCGTGTAGCGCAAAACCTTTTCGAGCAGGGGGTAGTGACCCGCAACGACCTTCTGCAGGCCGAAGTAAGACTGGCGGACAGCACGCAACGTAAGCTGGACGCTGCCAACAGAGTGGAAACGGCCTGGCTCAAACTCAACTTCCTGATGTGTGAAGAACCGGGATTCCGCGGCGAACTCCAGGAGTTACCGGAAATCGGTGAGGTCGACCTGGAAGAGGCAACGGCCGAACGTGCATTATCAGCAAGGCCTGATATCGCAGCTCTGAAAAGGGTCGCTCAGGCAGGTGAGGCCGAAGTAACCGAGGCTAGAACCGCTTTTTTCCCGGAGGTTTACGCGCGGGCGGGTATAGATTACGTGCAAAACAGCAGATCGCAGGAACAAGCAATCTATTCAGCTACGCTGGGGCTTCGAGTAAATCTCTTTGAAGGATTCGCCGCGACGGCCCGCCAGCAACAGGCGGTGCTCGGCAGGTCACACAGCAACGAAATCCTCAGGGCGGAGGAGGAACGGATAAGGATAGATCTGGAGATAGCGAAAAACGAGGTCCGCGTGACAGCACAGCGAGTGAGGACATTGGAACAATCGATACGCCAAGGGGAAGAGAACCTACGCATAAACCGCGACCGTTACACCGAGCAGGTCGGCACTGCAACCGAGGTGCTCGACTCTCAGACCCTTTTGACGCAGGTGAGGACCGAGTACATCAGGGCTAAGTACGCTCACCAACTGGCCCTGGCAAGGGTAAAGCACGCTCTCGGACAGCTTGCAGGTCCTCCCTCTCTCCGGGAGATCCGAAGCCCTTAG
- a CDS encoding GSU3473 family protein translates to MLILVVYDDGTHDLIESYRLDYLISTGRVIQFCRSSGWVKVGRDPVRSSSGEYHGTERRRRARNLDSRARTVNE, encoded by the coding sequence ATGCTGATTCTCGTGGTCTATGACGACGGCACCCATGACCTTATAGAGTCGTATCGCCTCGACTACCTGATATCGACAGGTCGCGTAATCCAATTCTGCCGGTCGAGTGGCTGGGTAAAGGTGGGGCGCGATCCCGTGCGGAGTTCTTCCGGGGAGTACCATGGAACAGAACGGCGCAGGCGTGCTCGCAATCTCGACAGCCGCGCGCGTACCGTTAATGAATGA
- a CDS encoding tetratricopeptide repeat protein, with amino-acid sequence MRFRLSLPVVAFILLSVPASGLTVLAQAGALEQAASKMKDKDYDAAREAALAAPPGGARDLVAGMAAFRAERWEDAALSLGRASETLPLLADYALFYRAQALFTLSRFSESIAPLQALQNKYPESPLLRRGRILMADAFFASGDYRAALDTYLKFMENYPSGSDSLTAVYQTALCREKLDDMKGAVAALRGAWLAYPASDIAVKAEKELRRMNEHGATIPPYTEEELLKRGITLYNLRKYDEALRTFEGIKAGPEAPELACRLSLRKGQTLFKLRRCKEAEQTLTLLDPGTLKKEVGEEVLYWLARSLDKNGKDDDAVAAYLRLVELYPDADLADNALLEASLIRKDQKRPDEARALLDRLIATYPASNLQPQVYWELAWGSYQKREHQKAAEGFKKLLDTSTWREKALYWYARAEAGAGNAEASGASYAALLSEYPYGFYSSLLRQESGVEDTLEVPAPSVKTARATVPPALERARLLLSLGLQEETRSELAAVRKKATAKNGLMEALAELFLEMNDYNSAYNLYQKESLKKEDAVRLSAWRFLYPLAFRDQVAANATQQGIPDSLVYSIIRAESSYLPTALSPVGAVGLMQLMPATASAVAKQPVPEVKSRLVQPDFNIRLGTKHMKDLLRTYDGDLVSAVAAYNAGAGNVNRWRKAYAGLPRDEFIESIPFGETREYVKKVVTAATLYRKLYGLDAPVQQPAPKPVKEEASAPPPPQPASPAS; translated from the coding sequence ATGCGTTTTCGTCTTTCTCTTCCCGTCGTCGCTTTCATTCTTCTCAGTGTCCCAGCTTCGGGTCTTACCGTACTCGCCCAGGCTGGAGCGTTGGAGCAGGCTGCATCAAAAATGAAGGACAAGGATTACGATGCCGCGCGAGAGGCGGCATTGGCTGCTCCTCCAGGAGGAGCGCGGGATCTTGTAGCCGGAATGGCCGCGTTCAGGGCTGAACGATGGGAAGACGCTGCGCTCTCCCTGGGGCGCGCTTCGGAAACACTCCCCCTGCTTGCCGACTACGCCCTTTTTTACAGGGCACAGGCGCTCTTCACCCTTTCCCGCTTTAGTGAAAGTATTGCGCCTCTGCAAGCATTGCAGAACAAATACCCCGAAAGCCCACTGCTGCGCCGGGGACGCATCCTGATGGCGGACGCTTTTTTCGCTTCCGGCGACTATCGTGCCGCCCTCGACACATACTTGAAATTCATGGAAAACTATCCCTCTGGAAGTGATTCTCTCACCGCCGTCTATCAAACAGCGCTTTGCCGGGAAAAACTCGACGACATGAAAGGAGCTGTTGCCGCCCTGCGGGGTGCCTGGCTCGCCTACCCGGCCTCCGACATTGCCGTAAAAGCTGAGAAAGAGCTACGGAGGATGAACGAGCATGGAGCCACCATCCCTCCATACACTGAGGAAGAGCTTCTGAAACGGGGAATCACCCTCTATAACCTGCGCAAGTATGACGAAGCTCTCAGGACCTTCGAAGGAATAAAGGCGGGCCCCGAAGCGCCAGAGCTTGCCTGCAGGCTTTCCCTGAGAAAAGGCCAGACCCTCTTCAAATTACGCCGCTGCAAGGAAGCAGAGCAAACCCTCACCCTCCTAGATCCGGGGACGCTGAAAAAGGAAGTTGGGGAAGAAGTACTGTACTGGCTCGCCCGCAGCCTAGACAAGAACGGGAAGGATGACGACGCCGTAGCAGCCTATCTCAGGCTGGTGGAACTCTACCCCGATGCCGATCTGGCTGACAACGCTCTCCTGGAAGCGTCCCTCATCAGAAAAGACCAGAAACGCCCGGATGAAGCACGGGCGCTTCTTGATCGCCTCATTGCCACCTATCCGGCATCCAATCTTCAACCGCAGGTCTACTGGGAGCTAGCATGGGGAAGCTATCAGAAGCGGGAGCACCAGAAAGCGGCTGAAGGATTCAAGAAACTGCTGGACACCTCCACATGGCGGGAAAAAGCCCTTTACTGGTACGCGCGTGCCGAGGCAGGCGCCGGAAATGCTGAAGCCTCCGGAGCTTCATATGCGGCTCTCCTCAGTGAATATCCGTACGGCTTTTATTCATCCTTGCTACGGCAGGAATCAGGAGTAGAGGACACACTCGAAGTCCCGGCACCATCCGTGAAAACCGCGCGTGCGACTGTTCCTCCTGCATTGGAACGGGCAAGACTCCTCCTTTCTCTGGGGCTCCAGGAAGAAACCAGATCAGAACTTGCTGCAGTGAGAAAGAAAGCTACCGCTAAAAACGGCCTAATGGAAGCCCTGGCTGAGCTCTTCCTGGAAATGAACGACTACAACAGTGCCTACAACCTGTATCAGAAGGAATCCTTGAAGAAGGAGGATGCAGTGCGTCTCTCCGCATGGCGGTTCCTCTATCCCCTTGCCTTCCGCGATCAGGTAGCCGCCAACGCAACACAGCAAGGCATCCCCGACAGCCTCGTTTATTCGATCATTCGGGCCGAGAGCAGCTACCTTCCTACAGCGCTTTCGCCGGTGGGGGCCGTGGGATTGATGCAACTGATGCCTGCAACGGCCTCGGCGGTAGCGAAGCAGCCGGTGCCGGAAGTAAAGAGCCGCCTCGTACAGCCTGACTTCAACATCCGCCTCGGCACGAAACACATGAAGGACCTGCTGCGCACCTACGACGGCGATCTCGTGTCGGCTGTGGCGGCTTACAACGCCGGCGCCGGCAACGTCAACCGATGGCGCAAAGCATACGCCGGCCTCCCCCGGGACGAGTTCATCGAAAGCATCCCCTTCGGCGAGACGAGGGAGTACGTGAAGAAGGTCGTAACGGCGGCAACCTTGTATCGGAAACTTTACGGACTCGATGCTCCCGTGCAGCAACCGGCCCCTAAACCTGTAAAAGAAGAAGCCTCCGCTCCTCCTCCCCCTCAACCGGCTTCACCGGCTTCCTGA
- a CDS encoding DNA gyrase inhibitor YacG has translation MNPLETVKCPTCGKQCTWQGNANRPFCSERCRLIDLGAWADERYRIPSDIKSPDEEEES, from the coding sequence ATGAATCCTTTAGAGACGGTAAAGTGTCCTACGTGCGGCAAGCAGTGTACCTGGCAGGGCAACGCCAATCGTCCTTTCTGCTCCGAACGGTGCAGGCTGATCGATCTTGGGGCCTGGGCAGACGAGCGCTATCGTATTCCTTCGGACATAAAGTCTCCGGATGAGGAAGAAGAATCGTAA
- a CDS encoding MarR family winged helix-turn-helix transcriptional regulator: MIEIERSVGFLLAKAYQRACALFKEEFDGYDITPQQFGLLGFLWQQDGLSQAELSQRSQIDRTTMGGLIDRLEKEGLVKRIPHPEDRRAYRIVLTEKGRNLNDELSELAKKVIERFISRITPEEHITLLSILEKLRH; this comes from the coding sequence ATGATCGAGATTGAAAGAAGCGTGGGTTTCCTGCTGGCGAAAGCGTATCAGCGTGCGTGTGCCCTGTTCAAGGAAGAGTTTGACGGCTACGATATAACTCCCCAGCAATTCGGGCTGCTCGGATTCCTCTGGCAGCAGGATGGCCTATCACAGGCCGAGCTTTCCCAGCGCAGCCAGATCGACCGAACCACCATGGGAGGATTGATCGACCGGCTGGAGAAGGAGGGGCTCGTCAAGCGGATACCTCACCCTGAAGACCGGCGGGCGTACCGGATTGTTCTTACGGAGAAGGGACGCAACCTCAATGATGAGCTTTCGGAACTCGCAAAGAAGGTGATTGAGCGCTTCATCAGCAGGATCACTCCAGAAGAGCACATTACACTTCTCAGCATTCTGGAGAAGCTTCGCCATTGA
- a CDS encoding AAA family ATPase: protein MAKRIFIAATGQNCGKTTMSVSLMHLARKKYGRVGFIKPIGPKIDYYNDFMVDMDALLMAKTYAMEEDIALMSPVALHKNFTKDYLEGRLTELDMSGCIVKAVEELDSKYDFLIIEGAGHGGVGSVVGLSNAKVAKLVDAPVVIVTESGIGKVIDAVHLNLALYEREKADVRAVIVNKLLANKRDSILDLLRKGVSWQGIDVIGGFNYSPILANPTLSHISKLLDLPLHGNPEERSRIIHHIQLGAASSQKVIDGLLESTLMIVTASRDELIVTISSLYHIPAYKAKIAGMVIAGHTPVAKITQQILDDSTIPYIRLERSTAEAFMILKEDVAKISAEDQEKLNWIKANAESDIDFEAIDALL from the coding sequence ATGGCAAAAAGGATTTTCATCGCCGCGACCGGTCAGAACTGCGGCAAAACCACCATGAGTGTTTCACTGATGCATCTCGCCCGGAAGAAGTATGGCCGGGTCGGCTTCATCAAGCCTATTGGCCCGAAGATCGACTATTACAACGATTTCATGGTCGATATGGATGCGCTCCTAATGGCTAAAACCTATGCCATGGAAGAGGATATCGCTTTAATGTCTCCCGTTGCCCTTCACAAGAACTTCACGAAGGATTATCTAGAGGGCCGCCTCACGGAACTGGATATGAGCGGGTGCATCGTCAAGGCAGTGGAAGAGTTGGACAGCAAATACGACTTCCTCATCATTGAAGGTGCCGGTCATGGGGGAGTAGGATCGGTAGTAGGACTCAGCAACGCAAAGGTAGCGAAGCTGGTGGATGCACCTGTTGTCATCGTAACGGAAAGCGGGATCGGCAAGGTAATTGACGCGGTACACCTCAATCTCGCCCTCTACGAGCGCGAAAAAGCCGACGTGCGGGCCGTCATTGTAAACAAGCTTCTGGCGAACAAACGGGACTCTATTCTCGACCTGCTCCGCAAAGGGGTAAGCTGGCAGGGAATAGACGTTATCGGCGGCTTCAACTACTCACCTATTCTTGCAAATCCTACCCTCAGCCACATATCGAAGCTTCTCGACCTGCCGCTGCACGGGAATCCGGAGGAGCGAAGCCGCATAATTCACCATATCCAACTGGGTGCGGCATCCTCGCAGAAGGTCATAGACGGATTGCTGGAATCTACACTCATGATTGTCACAGCCTCTCGGGACGAGCTGATCGTCACAATCTCATCCCTCTACCACATCCCCGCCTACAAAGCCAAAATCGCCGGAATGGTAATCGCCGGACACACTCCCGTAGCAAAAATAACGCAGCAGATCCTAGACGACAGCACGATCCCATACATTCGCCTCGAACGCTCTACAGCGGAAGCGTTCATGATTCTCAAGGAGGATGTCGCGAAGATTTCAGCCGAGGATCAGGAAAAATTGAATTGGATCAAGGCCAACGCGGAGAGCGATATTGACTTCGAAGCCATAGATGCACTGCTCTGA
- the pgsA gene encoding CDP-diacylglycerol--glycerol-3-phosphate 3-phosphatidyltransferase, which produces MPSAERTIWNLPNILTLMRIAAIPVLVILLLSPSRTAGFWAAALFAAASVTDWLDGYFARRMGIETVFGKFLDPIADKLIVMTALIMIIPFGRVPAWMVLVILGREIIITGLRGIASSEGIVIAASNLGKFKTIFQLVAIIGLLLHFDYHWFFSIDHPYLFVNMHNVGMFYLWIATIITIWSGVDYLLKFMKVIAR; this is translated from the coding sequence ATGCCTTCAGCCGAACGCACAATTTGGAACCTCCCCAATATTCTCACGCTGATGCGGATTGCTGCCATTCCGGTGCTGGTAATTCTGCTCCTCTCTCCGTCACGTACTGCAGGATTCTGGGCGGCCGCACTCTTTGCCGCTGCCTCGGTGACCGACTGGCTTGACGGGTATTTTGCTCGGCGCATGGGTATCGAAACCGTCTTCGGCAAGTTTCTCGACCCTATCGCCGACAAGCTGATCGTGATGACGGCTCTCATAATGATCATACCTTTCGGAAGGGTTCCCGCCTGGATGGTCCTGGTCATTCTCGGCAGAGAGATCATTATTACAGGTCTGCGAGGCATCGCCTCCAGCGAGGGCATCGTGATAGCTGCCAGCAACCTCGGTAAGTTCAAGACCATCTTTCAGTTGGTGGCCATCATCGGTCTTCTTCTCCACTTTGACTACCATTGGTTTTTCTCTATCGATCATCCGTACCTCTTTGTAAATATGCACAATGTCGGCATGTTCTACCTTTGGATTGCCACCATCATTACGATCTGGTCCGGAGTGGACTACCTCCTCAAGTTCATGAAGGTAATAGCACGCTGA
- the gltX gene encoding glutamate--tRNA ligase, giving the protein MSQPRLRFAPSPTGYLHVGGARTALFNWLLAKKEQGTFILRIEDTDVARSTEESVNAIFEGMRWLGLDWNEGPFFQTERFPVYREFVEKLLAEGKAYRCYCTPEELEAKRELAMKEGRKPKYDGTCRSLRAVTPERPFAVRFRAPHDGITAFNDLVKGPISFNNEELDDLIIQRSDGTPTYNFTVVIDDATMAITTVIRGDDHVNNTPRQILLYEALGYPVPQFAHVPMILGADKTRLSKRHGATSVMAYRDMGFLPEAMVNYLVRLGWSYGDEEIFSREELVQKFSIENVGRSAGVFNPDKLLWLNAHYIKTGDPVRLADLLTPFLHERNVDTSQGPDLTMVVRTLQERSRTLVEMADGALFYFRDDFAYEEEAAAKFLKADVDPLFEELLLHLRNLDPFNQSGIEAAFKELCSARGIKLGQIGPAVRVALCGGTTSPGIYEVIEVLGKNESLKRISRALDFLRR; this is encoded by the coding sequence ATGTCACAACCACGTCTTCGATTCGCCCCCAGTCCCACAGGCTACCTCCACGTCGGTGGGGCACGCACAGCCCTTTTCAATTGGCTTCTTGCAAAAAAGGAGCAGGGGACTTTCATACTGCGCATAGAAGATACGGATGTGGCCCGCTCCACCGAGGAATCCGTAAATGCTATCTTCGAAGGAATGCGCTGGCTCGGCCTTGACTGGAATGAAGGCCCGTTTTTTCAGACCGAGCGGTTCCCCGTATACCGGGAATTCGTTGAGAAGCTTCTGGCTGAAGGGAAGGCATATCGCTGCTATTGCACTCCGGAAGAACTGGAGGCAAAGCGGGAACTGGCAATGAAGGAGGGGAGGAAGCCGAAGTACGACGGCACCTGCCGCAGCCTCAGGGCAGTCACTCCAGAGCGCCCGTTCGCTGTGCGATTCAGGGCGCCTCACGATGGCATTACGGCCTTCAATGACCTTGTAAAGGGACCGATCTCCTTTAACAACGAGGAGCTTGACGACCTCATCATCCAACGTAGCGACGGGACCCCGACCTACAACTTCACCGTAGTGATAGATGACGCGACGATGGCAATCACCACCGTAATCCGAGGTGATGACCACGTAAACAACACGCCCCGACAGATCCTTTTGTACGAGGCGCTGGGGTACCCGGTTCCCCAGTTCGCCCATGTGCCGATGATATTGGGCGCCGACAAGACCAGGCTTTCAAAACGTCACGGAGCAACCAGTGTGATGGCCTACCGCGACATGGGTTTTCTCCCCGAGGCAATGGTGAATTACCTCGTCAGACTCGGCTGGAGCTACGGGGACGAGGAAATTTTCAGCCGCGAAGAACTTGTGCAGAAATTCTCCATCGAGAATGTGGGGCGTTCAGCAGGAGTATTCAATCCGGATAAGCTCCTCTGGCTCAATGCCCATTACATAAAAACCGGCGATCCTGTGAGGCTGGCTGACCTGCTCACGCCTTTCCTGCATGAGAGGAATGTCGACACTTCCCAGGGGCCGGACCTGACAATGGTAGTCCGTACCTTGCAGGAGCGCTCCCGGACACTGGTGGAAATGGCAGATGGTGCGCTGTTCTATTTCAGGGACGATTTCGCTTATGAAGAAGAAGCCGCGGCGAAATTTCTCAAGGCTGATGTTGATCCGCTTTTCGAGGAGCTTCTTCTCCATTTGCGGAATCTCGATCCCTTCAACCAATCCGGCATAGAGGCGGCATTCAAGGAACTGTGTTCGGCCCGGGGTATTAAGCTCGGCCAGATAGGTCCGGCAGTGCGGGTTGCGTTATGCGGAGGGACTACATCACCCGGGATTTATGAGGTGATTGAGGTGCTTGGGAAAAACGAATCCCTTAAGAGGATCAGCAGGGCGCTCGACTTCCTCCGGCGCTGA
- the rnr gene encoding ribonuclease R yields MKISKSLVIKLMRQNGGSASLRELMGMAGADRGQRLRVRQLVEAMADEGEILRVRGNRYALQSASTTLTGKLSTHRDGYGFVSADDGGGDIFIPARYLRETMHGDQVEVAVLPAPGEGKREGRIVRIVQRAHTKVVGRLREAGKAALVIPEDLRLSQEVSIPARFRGAARDGQVVVAEIDRYPVGGRPAEGRIVEVLGFPEDPEVEVRTIIAKYELPVEFSPESMKAARSVSQSVSEADVGARTDLRSRLTVTIDGETARDFDDAVAAERVGDRIRLWVSIADVSHYVRPGSALDRDAYERGTSVYFPDRAIPMLPEELSNGICSLNPLVDRLALTAELLFDASGSMVDSKFYPSVIRSAARLTYTTVRRLLVDQEPDIVESHRHLLPDLLVMQELALILMEKRRRRGSIDFDLPEPQLVLDLQGGTMSIVRAERNLAHRIIEEFMLAANESVASFLEKRNVPSLYRVHEPPDMIKLRDFREFISGFGYDFRFDGERVDPAALQLLLDQAAGKPEERLINEVLLRSMKQARYSAENLGHFGLAASCYTHFTSPIRRYPDLQVHRILKGIITGTLKKGEALEDLAGKLPDMAIHCSSRERTATEAEREIVDLKKVQFMRGRIGEQFDGFITGVTSYGLFVELIELFVEGMVHVSTMPHDFYRYEEQQHAMIGERSRRTYRLGDRVRVIVAGASLERRQIDFVLAGEDGEAVGDYQHMNQEREEYVRVPVKGKRPVAKGTKPGGGGAGATTKRGGKGRKPPTRRRR; encoded by the coding sequence ATGAAAATTTCCAAATCCCTCGTAATCAAGCTTATGCGACAAAACGGCGGTAGCGCCTCCCTCAGGGAGCTGATGGGAATGGCCGGAGCAGACCGGGGGCAGCGGCTTCGGGTGCGCCAGTTAGTGGAGGCGATGGCTGATGAGGGAGAAATCCTCAGAGTGAGGGGAAACCGTTATGCGCTGCAGTCGGCCTCCACGACCTTGACAGGAAAGCTGTCCACACATCGTGACGGATACGGTTTCGTTTCGGCAGATGACGGTGGCGGAGACATATTCATTCCCGCCAGATACTTGCGTGAGACCATGCACGGTGATCAGGTGGAGGTAGCGGTCCTGCCCGCCCCGGGCGAAGGAAAGCGGGAAGGACGCATTGTGAGGATCGTTCAGCGGGCCCATACGAAGGTTGTCGGCCGTCTGCGGGAGGCTGGAAAGGCGGCTCTGGTGATTCCCGAGGATCTGCGTCTTTCACAGGAGGTTTCCATTCCGGCGAGATTCCGTGGAGCAGCACGAGATGGCCAGGTTGTGGTAGCCGAGATAGACAGGTATCCGGTGGGAGGGCGACCAGCCGAGGGGAGAATCGTGGAGGTTCTCGGATTTCCCGAGGACCCTGAGGTGGAAGTAAGGACGATCATCGCCAAATACGAGCTCCCGGTAGAGTTTTCGCCTGAGTCGATGAAGGCTGCCCGCTCGGTTTCCCAGTCTGTTTCCGAGGCCGATGTAGGAGCCAGGACCGACCTGAGGTCCCGCCTGACGGTTACTATCGATGGGGAGACGGCACGGGATTTTGACGATGCAGTCGCCGCTGAAAGGGTGGGAGACAGGATCCGGCTCTGGGTTTCCATCGCCGATGTCTCACATTACGTGCGGCCGGGGTCGGCGCTGGATCGGGATGCTTATGAGCGTGGAACCTCCGTCTACTTTCCCGACCGTGCAATCCCCATGCTTCCCGAGGAACTTTCCAACGGCATATGCTCGCTGAACCCGCTGGTGGATCGTCTTGCACTGACCGCTGAGCTTCTTTTCGATGCCTCGGGCAGCATGGTGGATTCAAAATTTTACCCCAGTGTAATTCGAAGTGCCGCCCGCCTTACTTATACCACGGTGCGAAGACTGCTCGTTGACCAGGAGCCGGATATTGTTGAATCCCACCGGCATCTGCTGCCCGACCTGCTTGTAATGCAGGAGCTTGCCCTGATTCTGATGGAGAAAAGACGCCGGCGCGGGAGCATCGACTTCGATCTGCCGGAACCCCAGCTGGTGCTGGATTTACAGGGAGGAACCATGTCCATCGTAAGGGCGGAAAGGAACCTGGCGCATCGGATAATAGAGGAGTTCATGCTTGCCGCCAACGAGTCCGTGGCCTCGTTTCTGGAGAAGCGCAACGTTCCTTCCCTATACCGTGTTCACGAGCCACCCGACATGATTAAACTGCGTGACTTCAGGGAGTTCATCAGCGGGTTCGGGTACGATTTCCGGTTCGATGGGGAACGGGTAGATCCGGCTGCTCTCCAGCTTCTCCTTGATCAGGCGGCGGGGAAGCCCGAGGAACGGCTAATCAACGAGGTGCTGCTGCGCAGCATGAAGCAGGCGCGGTACTCGGCGGAGAATCTTGGGCACTTCGGTCTGGCGGCTTCCTGTTACACCCATTTCACCTCTCCTATTCGCCGTTACCCGGATCTTCAGGTTCACAGGATACTCAAAGGCATAATAACAGGGACACTGAAGAAGGGAGAGGCTCTGGAGGACCTGGCTGGGAAACTGCCGGATATGGCTATTCACTGCAGCTCACGGGAGCGTACCGCTACCGAAGCGGAGCGGGAAATTGTCGACCTCAAGAAAGTCCAGTTCATGAGGGGCCGTATCGGGGAGCAGTTCGACGGGTTCATAACGGGAGTCACCTCCTATGGGCTTTTTGTAGAGCTGATCGAGTTATTCGTTGAAGGGATGGTTCATGTCTCCACGATGCCGCATGACTTTTACCGGTACGAAGAGCAGCAGCACGCCATGATAGGGGAGCGGAGCCGCAGGACATATCGCCTTGGCGACCGTGTGCGGGTGATCGTAGCGGGTGCCAGCCTAGAGCGCAGGCAGATCGATTTCGTGCTGGCGGGGGAGGATGGCGAGGCTGTCGGCGATTACCAGCATATGAATCAGGAGCGGGAGGAGTACGTCCGGGTTCCGGTAAAGGGGAAACGTCCTGTTGCCAAAGGAACAAAACCTGGTGGAGGGGGAGCCGGAGCGACGACAAAGAGGGGGGGCAAAGGTCGAAAACCACCAACCCGGCGAAGGCGCTGA
- the tatC gene encoding twin-arginine translocase subunit TatC → MGDERVLPFIEHLIELRKRLIIAIVAIVIGMGISWNFSPTLLNFVEKPLAGKTYLTDIKVRAYQEVKDRFPTLYTRYKLDKDLAIPVKERQLNYSAPLEPFFIQCKISMIAGFIISLPVVFHQLWLFIAPGLTRKEKKLAVPFVTFSTFSFCAGALFFLILIWPVIINFSLSYEAEGLRSWFNLSAYVNFCLRLILMFGLIFELPVLALLLSRFGIVNYGLLARNRKYALLASSIIAAFHADLITMFVIMVPLYLMYEISIWIVLIFGKKKLPVPET, encoded by the coding sequence ATGGGAGACGAGCGGGTACTGCCGTTTATCGAGCATCTTATCGAGCTGAGAAAACGGCTCATTATCGCAATTGTCGCCATAGTTATAGGAATGGGCATCTCCTGGAATTTTTCGCCGACCCTTCTCAATTTCGTCGAAAAGCCCCTGGCCGGGAAAACCTACCTTACTGACATAAAAGTTAGAGCCTACCAGGAGGTGAAAGACCGTTTTCCGACGCTCTACACGAGGTACAAGCTCGACAAGGATCTGGCAATCCCCGTGAAGGAGCGTCAGCTCAACTACAGCGCCCCCCTGGAACCTTTCTTTATCCAATGCAAGATTTCAATGATTGCAGGCTTCATAATCTCCTTGCCGGTGGTCTTTCATCAACTGTGGCTCTTCATCGCCCCTGGACTCACCCGCAAGGAGAAGAAGCTGGCGGTTCCATTCGTTACCTTCAGTACCTTCAGTTTCTGCGCAGGAGCACTGTTTTTCCTCATCCTTATCTGGCCCGTCATCATAAACTTTTCCTTGTCATATGAGGCCGAAGGGCTGCGCAGCTGGTTCAATCTGAGCGCCTATGTCAATTTCTGCCTTCGGCTCATTCTGATGTTCGGCCTCATCTTCGAACTTCCCGTCCTGGCGCTCCTCCTGTCACGGTTCGGCATCGTTAATTACGGGCTTCTTGCACGAAACCGGAAGTACGCACTTCTCGCAAGCTCGATCATCGCCGCGTTCCACGCAGACCTCATCACGATGTTCGTGATCATGGTGCCGCTTTACCTCATGTATGAAATCAGCATCTGGATTGTGCTTATTTTCGGGAAGAAGAAGCTTCCGGTTCCCGAGACATGA